One Georgenia wutianyii DNA segment encodes these proteins:
- a CDS encoding alanine/glycine:cation symporter family protein yields METLNNVLQDVSNGLYTYVLIALLVGAGLYFTIRTRAVQVRFFTRMITVILRSREGSYGGISSFQAFAIGISSRVGTGNIAGVAIALTLGGPGAIFWMWVVALLGMATAFVEATLAQMFKVRWRDGTFRGGPAFYIQRGLGSRGWGAVFAVLLIFVFGFAFEMVQANTIAATLDSAHGVPAWVTAVLLVLLVVPVVFGGIRAVARVAELLAPLMALVYILIAVSVIVLNLGALPDVVGMIVRGAFGLDEALAGTGGGLLAAVLNGARRGLFSNEAGMGSAPNAAATATVRHPVQQGLIQSLGVFVDTLLVSSATAFIILLSGPSVYSPGETHEGQGAALTQLAAADSLGEWVTLPMTVLIFVFAFSSILGNFTYAEVNVDFLSSRRWASLALRTFVTLAVLVGALAELALVWTVADIAMGLMAIVNLVAIVTLGRWAIGALRDYEQFRQDDLGALLGRGNPLLPGDLPGDVWVSRDHTPVARPIL; encoded by the coding sequence TTGGAGACGCTCAACAACGTCCTGCAGGACGTCAGCAACGGGCTGTACACCTACGTGCTCATCGCCCTGCTCGTCGGTGCCGGCCTGTACTTCACCATCCGCACCCGGGCCGTCCAGGTCCGGTTCTTCACCCGCATGATCACGGTCATCCTGCGCTCGCGGGAGGGCAGCTACGGTGGCATCAGCTCCTTCCAGGCGTTCGCGATCGGCATCAGCTCCCGGGTGGGGACGGGCAACATCGCCGGCGTCGCCATCGCGCTCACCCTCGGGGGGCCGGGCGCGATCTTCTGGATGTGGGTCGTCGCGCTCCTCGGCATGGCCACCGCGTTCGTCGAGGCCACCCTCGCCCAGATGTTCAAGGTCCGCTGGCGCGACGGCACCTTCCGCGGCGGTCCCGCCTTCTACATCCAGCGCGGCCTCGGCTCGCGCGGGTGGGGCGCGGTCTTCGCCGTCCTGCTCATCTTCGTCTTCGGCTTCGCCTTCGAGATGGTCCAGGCGAACACCATCGCCGCCACCCTGGACTCCGCCCACGGCGTGCCCGCGTGGGTCACCGCCGTGCTGCTCGTCCTCCTCGTCGTGCCCGTCGTCTTCGGCGGCATCCGCGCCGTCGCGCGGGTCGCCGAGCTGCTCGCCCCGCTCATGGCGCTGGTCTACATCCTCATCGCGGTGTCGGTCATCGTCCTCAACCTCGGCGCGCTGCCCGACGTCGTCGGGATGATCGTGCGCGGCGCCTTCGGGCTGGACGAGGCGCTCGCGGGCACCGGCGGCGGGCTGCTCGCCGCCGTCCTCAACGGCGCGCGGCGCGGGCTGTTCTCCAACGAGGCCGGCATGGGCTCGGCGCCCAACGCTGCCGCGACCGCCACTGTGCGCCACCCTGTCCAGCAAGGGCTCATCCAGTCACTCGGCGTCTTCGTCGACACGCTCCTCGTGTCCTCGGCGACGGCGTTCATCATCCTGCTGTCGGGGCCGTCGGTGTACTCCCCGGGGGAGACGCACGAGGGGCAGGGCGCCGCGCTCACCCAGCTCGCCGCTGCCGACTCGCTGGGGGAGTGGGTGACGCTGCCGATGACCGTGCTCATCTTCGTCTTCGCGTTCTCCTCGATCCTCGGCAACTTCACCTACGCCGAGGTCAACGTCGACTTCCTCTCCAGCCGGCGCTGGGCCTCCCTCGCGCTGCGCACGTTCGTCACCCTCGCGGTGCTCGTCGGGGCGCTCGCCGAGCTCGCGCTCGTGTGGACGGTCGCCGACATCGCCATGGGCCTCATGGCGATCGTCAACCTCGTCGCCATCGTCACGCTCGGCAGGTGGGCGATCGGCGCGCTGCGCGACTACGAGCAGTTCCGCCAGGACGACCTCGGAGCGCTGCTCGGCCGCGGGAACCCGCTGCTGCCCGGCGACCTGCCGGGCGACGTGTGGGTCTCGCGCGACCACACCCCGGTGGCCCGGCCCATCCTCTAG
- a CDS encoding ArsR/SmtB family transcription factor translates to MDDDPVLFKAISDPTRRAILDELVERDSQTLFEICTRLAMKHGSTSSRQAVSQHLAVLEEAGLLHTRREGRYRLHDLDTRPLRSIAERWPTRQETDR, encoded by the coding sequence ATGGACGACGACCCCGTCCTGTTCAAGGCGATCAGCGATCCCACCCGGCGCGCGATCCTCGACGAGCTCGTCGAGCGCGACAGTCAGACGCTCTTCGAGATCTGCACCCGCCTGGCGATGAAGCACGGCTCGACGTCCTCGCGCCAGGCCGTCTCCCAGCACCTCGCCGTGCTCGAGGAGGCGGGCCTGCTCCACACCCGCCGCGAGGGCCGCTACAGGCTCCACGACCTCGACACCCGGCCGCTGCGCTCCATCGCCGAGCGCTGGCCCACCAGACAGGAGACCGACCGATGA
- a CDS encoding MFS transporter: MTQDTAPRAYVGTRRAGYTGYVVQAIVNNLAPLLFVVFHTQYDIPVAQLGLLASLNFGVQLLTDLVAMFVVDKVGYRRPIVLAHVLATVGLVLLAVLPGALGDPFLGLCLAVTVYAVGGGLLEVLVSPIVEHLPGAAEEKASGMALLHSFYCWGQLATVVVSTVLLGLVGAGSWTLLPLVWALVPLVNTVVFARVPLPATVPDEHRTPVRGLLGTPLFLAALVLMMTGGAAELTMVQWSSFFAEQGIGVGKEVGDLLGPGLFALLMGAGRFAYGMWGQGLDLRRTLAVMSLGAAACYVLAATSSVTAVSLLACAACGFMVSLLWPGTFSLTAARFPFGGAAMFAVLALAGDAGGAAGPAAVGGLAEAAGGGLAGLAAALPDDGGSGLRTGLLLAALVPLVFAVTVLRFPRRPAAGGRPGDGSSARERTGGGKRSRRADSARQG, translated from the coding sequence ATGACCCAGGACACCGCGCCGCGCGCCTACGTCGGCACCCGACGCGCCGGGTACACCGGCTACGTCGTCCAGGCGATCGTCAACAACCTCGCCCCGCTGCTGTTCGTCGTCTTCCACACCCAGTACGACATCCCGGTCGCCCAGCTCGGCCTGCTCGCCTCCCTCAACTTCGGGGTGCAGCTGCTCACCGACCTCGTCGCGATGTTCGTCGTCGACAAGGTCGGCTACCGCCGGCCCATCGTCCTGGCGCACGTCCTGGCGACCGTCGGGCTCGTGCTCCTCGCCGTGCTGCCGGGCGCCCTCGGCGACCCGTTCCTCGGGCTGTGCCTCGCCGTCACCGTCTACGCCGTCGGCGGCGGGCTGCTCGAGGTGCTCGTCAGCCCGATCGTCGAGCACCTGCCCGGCGCCGCCGAGGAGAAGGCCTCCGGGATGGCCCTGCTCCACTCCTTCTACTGCTGGGGCCAGCTCGCCACGGTGGTCGTGAGCACCGTGCTCCTCGGGCTCGTGGGGGCGGGGTCGTGGACGCTGCTGCCGCTCGTGTGGGCTCTCGTCCCGCTCGTCAACACCGTCGTCTTCGCCCGCGTCCCGCTGCCCGCGACGGTGCCCGACGAGCACCGCACCCCCGTGCGCGGGCTGCTCGGCACGCCGCTGTTCCTCGCCGCGCTCGTCCTCATGATGACCGGCGGCGCCGCCGAGCTCACCATGGTCCAGTGGTCCTCGTTCTTCGCCGAGCAGGGGATCGGGGTGGGCAAGGAGGTCGGTGACCTCCTCGGTCCCGGTCTCTTCGCCCTGCTCATGGGCGCGGGCCGCTTCGCCTACGGGATGTGGGGCCAGGGCCTGGACCTGCGCCGCACGCTCGCGGTCATGAGCCTGGGCGCCGCGGCCTGCTACGTCCTGGCCGCCACGAGCAGCGTCACCGCCGTCAGCCTCCTCGCGTGCGCGGCGTGCGGGTTCATGGTCAGCCTCCTGTGGCCGGGCACCTTCTCCCTCACCGCGGCCCGCTTCCCCTTCGGCGGCGCGGCGATGTTCGCCGTCCTCGCCCTCGCGGGGGACGCGGGCGGGGCCGCCGGGCCGGCGGCCGTCGGCGGGCTGGCCGAGGCGGCGGGCGGCGGCCTCGCCGGCCTGGCCGCGGCCCTGCCCGACGACGGCGGCTCGGGACTGCGCACCGGCCTCCTCCTCGCGGCGCTCGTCCCGCTCGTCTTCGCCGTCACCGTGCTGCGCTTCCCGCGCCGCCCGGCCGCCGGTGGCCGGCCCGGCGACGGGTCCTCCGCGCGGGAGCGGACGGGCGGCGGGAAGCGGTCCCGGCGCGCCGACTCGGCCCGCCAGGGGTAG
- a CDS encoding bifunctional 3'-5' exonuclease/DNA polymerase, whose protein sequence is MEIVVAEESDGVRLTVLTDGVAPAASLVPTEELPARVAELEAASHPRWVWSDTAATYARLLRAGVRVERCFDLRLCRTILRRALDAPPPSDLWDGAEEPEDRPDAPPTLFATFTLPAEEVLAERLRQREAVAASAQRGRLATLLAAESAGALIAAEMRHDGLPWSRAAHDRLLTEALGPRPLPGARPPVLEALAEEVRTTLAAPALNPDSGPALLRALHGAGIAVQTTRKWELEHVDHPVVAPLLEYKRLARLHSANGWAWAEEWVRPGPTGAGRERFHPDYVPGGVVTGRWATRGGGALQLPKQVRGAVVADPGWRLVVADVAQLEPRVLAAMARDEAMARAARGGDLYQGLVDQGVIETRAQAKVAMLGALYGATTGPAGELAPRLLRAFPRATAVVEGAAMRGEVGGTVRTWLGRTSPLPPPEWKAVQDRQHEGGATDEDRRRARRLARDWGRFTRNFVVQGTAAEWALCWLADLRARLRVLGGDGGAGRSPHLVFFLHDEVIVHTPAALAEEVAEAVRESAAGAGRLLFGDFPVDFPLDVSLVDTYADAT, encoded by the coding sequence CCCGCCCGGGTGGCCGAGCTCGAGGCCGCCTCCCACCCTCGGTGGGTGTGGTCGGACACGGCCGCGACGTACGCGCGGCTGCTGCGCGCCGGTGTGCGCGTGGAGCGCTGCTTCGACCTGCGGCTGTGCCGCACGATCCTGCGCCGCGCGCTGGACGCTCCCCCGCCGTCGGACCTGTGGGACGGCGCCGAGGAGCCGGAGGACCGGCCCGACGCCCCGCCCACGCTCTTCGCCACGTTCACCCTGCCCGCCGAGGAGGTGCTCGCCGAGCGGCTGCGCCAGCGGGAGGCGGTGGCCGCGAGCGCCCAGCGCGGACGGCTCGCCACCCTGCTCGCCGCCGAGTCCGCCGGGGCACTGATCGCCGCCGAGATGCGCCACGACGGCCTGCCCTGGAGCCGCGCGGCGCACGACCGGCTGCTCACCGAGGCGCTCGGCCCGCGCCCGCTGCCCGGCGCCCGCCCGCCGGTTCTCGAGGCGCTGGCCGAGGAGGTCCGGACGACCCTTGCCGCCCCCGCACTCAACCCCGACTCCGGCCCCGCCCTGCTGCGTGCCCTGCACGGGGCCGGCATCGCGGTGCAGACCACGCGCAAGTGGGAGCTCGAGCACGTCGACCACCCCGTCGTCGCGCCGCTGCTCGAGTACAAGAGGCTCGCCCGGCTGCACAGCGCGAACGGCTGGGCCTGGGCCGAGGAGTGGGTGCGGCCGGGCCCGACGGGCGCCGGACGCGAGCGGTTCCACCCCGACTACGTGCCCGGCGGCGTCGTCACCGGCCGGTGGGCCACCCGCGGCGGTGGGGCGCTGCAGCTGCCCAAGCAGGTGCGCGGCGCCGTCGTCGCGGACCCGGGGTGGCGGCTCGTCGTCGCCGACGTCGCCCAGCTCGAGCCGCGCGTGCTCGCCGCGATGGCCCGCGACGAGGCGATGGCGCGCGCCGCCCGCGGCGGTGACCTCTACCAGGGGCTCGTGGACCAGGGTGTCATCGAGACCCGTGCCCAGGCGAAGGTCGCGATGCTCGGCGCGCTCTACGGCGCGACGACCGGTCCTGCGGGCGAGCTCGCGCCGCGGCTGCTGCGCGCCTTCCCCCGGGCGACGGCGGTGGTCGAGGGCGCCGCGATGCGCGGTGAGGTCGGGGGCACCGTGCGCACGTGGCTCGGGCGCACCTCACCGCTCCCGCCGCCGGAGTGGAAGGCGGTCCAGGACCGGCAGCACGAGGGCGGCGCCACCGACGAGGACCGCCGTCGCGCCCGGCGCCTGGCCCGCGACTGGGGACGCTTCACGCGCAACTTCGTCGTCCAGGGCACGGCGGCGGAGTGGGCGCTGTGCTGGCTCGCCGACCTGCGCGCCCGGCTGCGGGTGCTCGGCGGCGACGGCGGGGCCGGCCGCAGCCCGCACCTCGTCTTCTTCCTCCACGACGAGGTCATCGTCCACACCCCGGCCGCCCTCGCCGAGGAGGTCGCCGAGGCGGTCCGCGAGTCCGCCGCCGGTGCCGGCCGCCTCCTGTTCGGCGACTTCCCGGTCGACTTCCCCCTCGACGTCTCCCTCGTCGACACCTACGCAGACGCCACCTGA
- a CDS encoding DUF2776 family protein encodes MSPFISVLFRAIPLVMGAVCLAFGLYVLSGGDDPAHVVAGHVNIALTAICIALFTTAATIIRQLVHRYGRVWEIVLPTLGYAVALATVIWGVTVIQRGSETEYVVAGHVMLGIGFIAACVSTVATASTKFTLIQRSAKLAPGSGPPDGAYSRGVGAVLIAIPAVLAIVGLAVSATLYARGGADALVAAHVLTGLSVICSALVALVASIVRQVRNEFGDAERYRWTWWVVAMGTVNVVLGVWVLLASDDPARLAPGTVLIGLGLICFSILSKVVLLALVWRQVFALANRIPIIPIGTALACLFFAAFLFEATTTQPGFFVGAHVLVGLGAVCFTLFSIVSILEAGTSSS; translated from the coding sequence ATGAGCCCGTTCATCAGCGTCCTGTTCCGCGCGATACCGCTCGTCATGGGAGCGGTGTGCCTCGCGTTCGGGCTCTACGTCCTGTCCGGCGGTGACGACCCGGCCCACGTCGTGGCGGGGCACGTGAACATCGCCCTCACCGCGATCTGCATCGCCCTGTTCACCACCGCTGCGACGATCATCCGCCAGCTCGTCCACCGGTACGGGCGTGTGTGGGAGATCGTCCTCCCCACGCTCGGCTACGCGGTCGCGCTGGCGACGGTCATCTGGGGGGTGACGGTCATCCAGCGCGGCAGCGAGACCGAGTACGTCGTCGCGGGGCACGTCATGCTCGGCATCGGGTTCATCGCCGCGTGCGTGAGCACGGTGGCGACGGCGTCGACGAAGTTCACGCTCATCCAGCGCAGCGCGAAGCTCGCCCCGGGCAGCGGCCCGCCCGACGGCGCGTACTCCCGCGGCGTCGGGGCGGTGCTCATCGCGATCCCGGCGGTCCTCGCTATCGTCGGCCTCGCCGTCTCCGCGACGCTCTACGCCCGCGGCGGCGCGGACGCCCTCGTCGCCGCGCACGTCCTCACCGGCCTGTCCGTCATCTGCTCCGCGCTCGTCGCGCTGGTGGCGAGCATCGTGCGCCAGGTCCGCAACGAGTTCGGCGACGCGGAGCGCTACCGGTGGACCTGGTGGGTGGTGGCGATGGGGACGGTCAACGTCGTCCTCGGGGTCTGGGTCCTGCTCGCCTCGGACGACCCCGCCCGGCTCGCGCCGGGGACCGTGCTCATCGGCCTCGGGCTCATCTGCTTCAGCATCCTGTCCAAGGTGGTGCTGCTCGCGCTCGTGTGGCGCCAGGTGTTCGCCCTCGCCAACCGGATCCCGATCATCCCGATCGGCACAGCGCTCGCCTGCCTGTTCTTCGCGGCCTTCCTCTTCGAGGCGACGACGACGCAGCCGGGCTTCTTCGTCGGCGCGCACGTGCTCGTCGGGCTGGGAGCCGTGTGCTTCACGCTGTTCTCGATCGTCTCCATCCTCGAGGCCGGCACGTCGTCGTCCTAG
- the ybaK gene encoding Cys-tRNA(Pro) deacylase, which produces MSRNRPTGTPALRALGAAEVAHTVREYAHDPRSELSYGLEAAHALGVDPARVLKTLVADVDGRLVVAVVPVSGELDLKALAAAVGGKRAVMADKAAAERATGYVVGGISPLGQRQRLPVVVDSTALDHATVLVSAGRRGVDVELAPADLLALTGASTARLGRP; this is translated from the coding sequence GTGAGCCGGAACCGTCCGACGGGGACGCCGGCGTTGCGGGCGCTGGGGGCCGCGGAGGTCGCCCACACGGTGCGCGAGTACGCGCACGACCCGCGCAGCGAGCTGTCCTACGGCCTGGAGGCGGCACACGCGCTCGGGGTCGACCCGGCTCGGGTGCTCAAGACGCTCGTCGCCGACGTCGACGGCCGGCTCGTCGTGGCCGTCGTGCCCGTGTCCGGCGAGCTGGACCTCAAGGCGCTCGCCGCGGCGGTGGGCGGCAAGCGGGCGGTGATGGCGGACAAGGCCGCGGCGGAGCGGGCGACGGGCTACGTCGTCGGGGGCATCTCCCCGCTCGGGCAGCGCCAGCGCCTGCCCGTCGTCGTCGACTCCACCGCCCTGGACCACGCGACGGTGCTGGTGAGCGCCGGGCGTCGCGGGGTGGACGTCGAGCTCGCGCCCGCCGACCTCCTCGCGCTCACCGGCGCGAGCACCGCCCGGCTGGGCCGGCCGTGA
- a CDS encoding DEAD/DEAH box helicase translates to MTTHELNALLDRLDDEAGEGGDLDPDALYEGFAAWAEGTGRPLYPHQEEALLEIATGSHVIVSTPTGSGKTMIALAAHTVALARGQRTYYTAPLKALVSEKFFDLVSLFGSRNVGMVTGDSAINPEAPIICCTAEILANQALREGAATDVGVVVMDEFHFYADPQRGWAWQVPLLELTNAQFVLMSGTLGDVSFFERDLARRTGREVAVVADAERPVPLTFDYSLEPIQDLLVRLVQQGRSPVYVVHFAQKDAVERAQSLTSVNIASRERRAEIAAAIGDFRFAKGFGQTLSRLLRLGIGVHHAGMLPRYRRLVERLTQAGLLAVVCGTDTLGVGINVPIRTVVLTSLTKFDGERSRHLTAREFHQIAGRAGRAGFDTTGEVVVQAPEHVIENAKALAKAGDDEKKRRKIVRKKAPVGLVNWTDKTFERLRDAEPEALTSQFSVTHTMVLSVMARPGDPVQAMYKLLTDNHEPPTAWNPHLRRAAEIYRSLKAAGVVEHADAAWRRAHPGEPYVRLTVDLPREFALNAPLSPFALAAIDLLDEDSPDFALDVVSVIEATLESPRPLLYAQQRHARGEAIGAMKAEGMEYEERMEALEEITWPRPLADVLEAALATYRQTNPWVVGYELQPKSVVREMVENAMTFSELVSRYDVGRSEGVVLRYLTDAYRALRQVVPDRARTEEVEEIITWLGDHVRSIDSSLLDEWESLSSRALSPGEPTTDTADVVERRFGEGPDGEPVAFTRNRHAFRVAVRKAVFNRVELLAREHYEPLGAMHAADGWDAARWEAAMDPYWQDYDWLGTDASARSSGMATVDEHPSREDLLRAGLPEDDDAALARAAQGRLWLVRQTLEDPEGDHDWGIWATVDLDASDEAGGAVVRILAVGPR, encoded by the coding sequence GTGACGACCCACGAGCTCAACGCCCTGCTGGACCGCCTCGACGACGAGGCCGGCGAGGGCGGGGACCTCGATCCCGACGCCCTCTACGAGGGGTTCGCCGCGTGGGCCGAGGGCACCGGTCGTCCGCTCTACCCCCACCAGGAGGAGGCGCTCCTGGAGATCGCGACCGGCTCGCACGTCATCGTCTCCACCCCCACCGGCTCGGGGAAGACGATGATCGCCCTCGCCGCGCACACCGTGGCCCTGGCGCGCGGGCAGCGCACGTACTACACCGCCCCGCTCAAGGCGCTGGTGAGCGAGAAGTTCTTCGACCTCGTCTCGCTGTTCGGCTCGCGCAACGTCGGCATGGTCACCGGTGACTCGGCGATCAACCCGGAGGCGCCGATCATCTGCTGCACCGCGGAGATCCTCGCCAACCAGGCGCTGCGCGAGGGCGCGGCGACCGACGTCGGCGTCGTCGTCATGGACGAGTTCCACTTCTACGCCGACCCGCAGCGCGGCTGGGCGTGGCAGGTCCCGCTCCTCGAGCTGACGAACGCCCAGTTCGTCCTCATGTCCGGCACCCTGGGTGACGTCTCCTTCTTCGAGCGCGACCTCGCCCGGCGCACGGGCCGGGAGGTCGCCGTCGTCGCCGACGCCGAGCGTCCGGTCCCGCTGACCTTCGACTACTCCCTCGAGCCGATCCAGGACCTCCTCGTCCGGCTCGTGCAGCAGGGCCGCTCCCCCGTGTACGTCGTCCACTTCGCGCAGAAGGACGCCGTCGAGCGGGCGCAGTCGCTCACCTCGGTCAACATCGCCTCCCGCGAGCGCCGCGCGGAGATCGCCGCGGCGATCGGCGACTTCCGCTTCGCCAAGGGCTTCGGCCAGACGCTCTCCCGGCTGCTGCGCCTGGGCATCGGCGTCCACCACGCGGGGATGCTGCCGCGCTACCGGCGGCTCGTCGAGCGCCTCACGCAGGCCGGGCTGCTCGCCGTCGTCTGCGGCACCGACACCCTGGGCGTGGGCATCAACGTGCCGATCCGCACGGTCGTGCTCACGTCGCTGACGAAGTTCGACGGCGAGCGCTCGCGCCACCTCACGGCGCGGGAGTTCCACCAGATCGCCGGACGGGCCGGCCGCGCCGGGTTCGACACGACCGGGGAGGTCGTCGTCCAGGCGCCCGAGCACGTCATCGAGAACGCCAAGGCGCTGGCCAAGGCGGGCGACGACGAGAAGAAGCGCCGCAAGATCGTGCGGAAGAAGGCGCCGGTCGGCCTCGTCAACTGGACCGACAAGACGTTCGAGCGGCTGCGTGACGCCGAGCCCGAGGCGCTGACCAGCCAGTTCTCCGTCACCCACACGATGGTGCTCTCGGTCATGGCCCGCCCGGGCGACCCGGTGCAGGCGATGTACAAGCTGCTCACCGACAACCACGAGCCGCCGACGGCGTGGAACCCGCACCTGCGCCGGGCGGCGGAGATCTACCGCTCGCTCAAGGCGGCCGGCGTCGTCGAGCACGCCGACGCCGCGTGGCGCCGCGCCCACCCCGGCGAGCCCTACGTCCGCCTCACCGTGGACCTGCCGCGCGAGTTCGCGCTCAACGCGCCGCTGTCGCCGTTCGCGCTGGCGGCCATCGACCTGCTCGACGAGGACTCCCCCGACTTCGCCCTCGACGTCGTCTCGGTCATCGAGGCCACCCTCGAGAGCCCGCGCCCGCTCCTGTACGCCCAGCAGCGCCACGCGCGCGGCGAGGCGATCGGGGCGATGAAGGCCGAGGGCATGGAGTACGAGGAGCGGATGGAGGCGCTGGAGGAGATCACCTGGCCCCGCCCGCTCGCCGACGTCCTCGAGGCGGCGCTGGCGACCTACCGGCAGACCAACCCGTGGGTGGTCGGCTACGAGCTCCAGCCGAAGTCGGTGGTGCGCGAGATGGTGGAGAACGCGATGACGTTCTCCGAGCTGGTCTCGCGCTACGACGTCGGCCGTTCGGAGGGGGTCGTGCTGCGCTACCTCACCGACGCCTACCGGGCGCTGCGCCAGGTGGTCCCCGACCGCGCCCGCACCGAGGAGGTCGAGGAGATCATCACGTGGCTCGGTGACCACGTGCGGTCGATCGACTCCAGCCTCCTCGACGAGTGGGAGTCGCTGTCGAGCCGCGCGCTGTCCCCCGGGGAGCCGACCACGGACACCGCCGACGTCGTCGAGCGCCGCTTCGGGGAGGGCCCCGACGGCGAGCCGGTCGCCTTCACCCGCAACCGCCACGCCTTCCGGGTGGCCGTGCGCAAGGCGGTGTTCAACCGGGTGGAGCTGCTCGCCCGCGAGCACTACGAGCCGCTCGGTGCGATGCACGCGGCCGACGGCTGGGACGCCGCCCGGTGGGAGGCGGCGATGGACCCGTACTGGCAGGACTACGACTGGCTCGGCACCGACGCGTCGGCCCGCTCCTCCGGCATGGCGACCGTGGACGAGCATCCCTCGCGCGAGGACCTGCTGCGCGCCGGCCTGCCGGAGGACGACGACGCCGCCCTCGCCCGCGCGGCGCAGGGCCGGCTGTGGCTCGTGCGCCAGACGCTGGAGGACCCCGAGGGCGACCACGACTGGGGCATCTGGGCGACCGTCGACCTCGACGCCAGCGACGAGGCGGGCGGCGCCGTCGTGCGCATCCTCGCGGTCGGTCCGCGGTGA
- a CDS encoding ATP-dependent DNA ligase, with protein sequence MLFARLAETSAAVAATRSRLEKRALLAATLREAQDAEVDVVATYLSGRVRQRRTGLGWRTLADLPAPAAAPTLTPTEVDERLEHIAALSGAGSQAGRAAAVAELFGALTADEQQHLRGLVLGEVRQGALDSLLIEAVADAADVPVTAVRRAAMFSALTGPVARAALTGGAAALEDFRPAVLQPVRPMLASPAPDLTAALAKLRDDDGEVVAADGKIDGIRVQVHKAGDEVAVFTRSLDDITERVPEIVQVVRTLPATDLILDGEAIALADDGRPRPFQETASRTGSHEAAGGTTPLTVYFFDLLHRDGTTLVTAPARERLAALEEVVPASALVPRLVSADPAEIDAFFREILARGHEGLVLKDLSAPYDAGRRGAAWVKVKPRHTLDLVVLGVEWGSGRRSGMLSNIHLGARDGDGFVMLGKTFKGMTDEMLAWQTERFLELETGRAGHVVHVRPEQVVEIAFDGVQRSPRYPGGVALRFARVLRYREDKTAAEADTLDAVRAVSGTREADETAPGAPGP encoded by the coding sequence ATGCTCTTCGCGCGCCTCGCCGAGACGTCCGCCGCCGTCGCCGCGACGCGCTCGCGGCTGGAGAAACGGGCCCTGCTCGCCGCCACCCTGCGCGAGGCGCAGGACGCCGAGGTCGACGTCGTCGCGACCTACCTGTCCGGGCGCGTGCGCCAGCGTCGCACCGGCCTGGGGTGGCGCACCCTCGCCGACCTGCCCGCCCCCGCGGCGGCCCCGACCCTCACCCCCACCGAGGTCGACGAGCGGCTCGAACACATCGCCGCCCTGTCCGGCGCCGGCTCCCAGGCAGGCCGGGCCGCCGCCGTCGCCGAGCTCTTCGGCGCCCTCACCGCCGACGAGCAGCAGCACCTGCGCGGGCTCGTCCTCGGCGAGGTCCGCCAGGGCGCGCTCGACTCCCTCCTCATCGAGGCCGTCGCCGACGCCGCAGACGTGCCCGTGACCGCGGTCCGCCGGGCGGCGATGTTCAGCGCCCTCACCGGCCCGGTCGCCCGCGCGGCCCTCACCGGCGGCGCCGCGGCGCTCGAGGACTTCCGCCCCGCCGTCCTCCAGCCGGTCCGCCCGATGCTCGCCTCCCCCGCCCCGGACCTGACCGCGGCCCTCGCCAAGCTCCGCGACGACGACGGCGAGGTCGTCGCCGCCGACGGCAAGATCGACGGGATCCGGGTCCAGGTCCACAAGGCGGGCGACGAGGTCGCCGTGTTCACCCGCTCCCTGGACGACATCACCGAGCGCGTGCCGGAGATCGTCCAGGTCGTCCGGACGCTGCCTGCCACTGACCTCATCCTCGACGGCGAGGCCATCGCCCTCGCCGACGACGGCCGCCCGCGCCCCTTCCAGGAGACCGCCTCCCGCACGGGCAGCCACGAGGCGGCCGGCGGCACGACGCCGCTCACCGTCTACTTCTTCGACCTCCTCCACCGCGACGGGACGACGCTCGTCACCGCCCCTGCCCGCGAGCGCCTCGCCGCCCTCGAGGAGGTCGTCCCGGCCTCGGCGCTCGTCCCCCGCCTGGTGTCGGCCGACCCGGCCGAGATCGACGCCTTCTTCCGCGAGATCCTCGCGCGTGGCCACGAGGGGCTCGTCCTCAAGGACCTGTCCGCCCCGTACGACGCCGGGCGCCGCGGGGCCGCGTGGGTCAAGGTCAAGCCGCGCCACACCCTCGACCTCGTCGTCCTCGGGGTGGAGTGGGGCAGCGGACGACGCAGCGGGATGCTCTCCAACATCCACCTCGGCGCCCGCGACGGCGACGGCTTCGTCATGCTCGGCAAGACGTTCAAGGGGATGACCGACGAGATGCTCGCGTGGCAGACCGAGCGGTTCCTCGAGCTCGAGACCGGGCGCGCGGGGCACGTCGTCCACGTGCGCCCCGAGCAGGTCGTGGAGATCGCGTTCGACGGCGTGCAGCGCTCCCCGCGCTACCCCGGCGGGGTGGCCCTGCGCTTCGCCCGCGTGCTGCGCTACCGGGAGGACAAGACGGCCGCCGAGGCGGACACCCTGGACGCCGTCCGCGCCGTCTCCGGCACCCGCGAGGCGGACGAGACGGCGCCCGGCGCGCCGGGACCGTGA
- a CDS encoding VOC family protein has protein sequence MIRISHTSVLVDDQAKALEFYTGKLGFTKRTDVPVGEARWLTVVSPAAPDGVELLLEPDAHPAARAFKEALVADGIPWTQFAVDDVAAEVERLQGLGVEFVQEATDLGPVVVAVLDDTCGNLVQLAQLKG, from the coding sequence ATGATCCGCATCAGCCACACGAGCGTCCTCGTCGACGACCAGGCCAAGGCGCTGGAGTTCTACACCGGGAAGCTCGGCTTCACGAAGAGGACGGACGTGCCCGTCGGTGAGGCACGCTGGCTCACCGTCGTCTCCCCCGCCGCACCCGACGGCGTCGAGCTCCTCCTCGAGCCGGACGCCCACCCCGCCGCGCGGGCGTTCAAGGAGGCGCTCGTCGCCGACGGCATCCCGTGGACCCAGTTCGCCGTCGACGACGTCGCCGCGGAGGTCGAGCGTCTCCAGGGGCTGGGCGTGGAGTTCGTCCAGGAGGCGACCGACCTCGGTCCGGTCGTCGTCGCCGTCCTGGACGACACGTGCGGCAACCTCGTCCAGCTCGCCCAGCTCAAGGGCTAG